A stretch of Acidobacteriota bacterium DNA encodes these proteins:
- a CDS encoding cyclic nucleotide-binding domain-containing protein, with the protein MPTEQTSRREVINAIQSVPSIASLLDQHEGHYDYELDLEVVVYGRNYNGKKVGPYVRLLDYQPGESIVSEGEWGGNTFHIIVAGQPDVMVGPTKVAALQPGTMFGQMSLLAGVPRNATVKAPAGHEVQVLEVQRPALRLLRKLSKFAEELDEDYRVHGRDAMVEELKARFSLSAELAQELKGIARFRTFPKNHVLARAGAPVSRIYLIKTGWLQRSWQEDDIEQSDFLGGGYCFGLDAATGNVTWPCTLTLLGRTEVFEISVVKLRQFSERGQTLFDALSGYAPPALETRRDGLSAEVKAKTHTAQRDLIETGLVDATNLLVMDMDLCVRCGNCSLACHRTHGQSRLVRRGVHITRLKQPTLSAVQSVLSPEVCMHCKDPECLTGCPTGAIERLRDGQIDINQGSCIGCGDCATQCPYDAITMIPRAKKGAAKAGAAGKLIDLLRLPPEPLPPAVETLDDLVAVKCNLCSDRKPLNPPGSQTQKYSCEENCPTGALARINPREYFSEISQLEGKYGKLTMTGPHQAVGQNIHLRDWPKRLLHILGIGLTLVTTLAAWYGIRRYELGQPLVGFLNMRWLTGLAGLFGIVGVMLYPYRRVIYTRRAGALRYWLLTHTYLGVIAAIQLFLHGGNHAGGLLTRALMLAFDGVILTGVFGIFCYVLVPRLLTKIEGAPLLLDDLLNRHHELQQELAALAAQTPAHFSALITKRIVPHYHSLSFLLRQYLRREPLDELTESAKQDWTANARKAGGQVLRAALKRADLLDSLETALKVLREPQSEQAVLATFNQTEERHQFKQALEEVRLGLRQLDQAIAAAVALGRLDALIYLQRSLKLWLPPHVGTTALMLALLVVHIIQVIYFAAR; encoded by the coding sequence ATGCCGACTGAACAAACGAGCCGCCGTGAAGTCATCAACGCCATTCAAAGCGTGCCTTCCATCGCTTCCCTGCTCGATCAACACGAAGGCCATTACGATTACGAACTTGATCTGGAAGTCGTCGTGTATGGCCGCAACTACAACGGCAAAAAAGTCGGCCCATACGTGCGGCTGCTTGATTATCAGCCCGGTGAAAGCATCGTCAGCGAAGGCGAATGGGGCGGCAACACCTTTCACATCATCGTCGCGGGCCAACCTGATGTAATGGTCGGGCCAACCAAAGTGGCCGCCTTACAGCCGGGCACCATGTTCGGCCAGATGTCCTTGCTGGCCGGCGTGCCGCGCAACGCTACGGTCAAAGCGCCCGCCGGTCACGAAGTTCAAGTGCTGGAAGTGCAACGCCCGGCCTTGCGCCTGTTGCGCAAGCTATCGAAATTCGCCGAAGAGTTGGATGAGGATTATCGCGTGCATGGCCGCGACGCGATGGTCGAAGAGTTGAAGGCGCGCTTCTCGCTTTCCGCCGAACTGGCCCAGGAACTCAAAGGCATCGCGCGCTTTCGCACCTTCCCCAAAAACCACGTGCTGGCGCGGGCGGGCGCTCCGGTCTCGCGCATCTATCTGATCAAAACCGGTTGGTTACAACGAAGCTGGCAAGAAGACGATATTGAACAGAGTGATTTTTTGGGCGGCGGATATTGTTTCGGCCTGGACGCCGCGACGGGCAATGTCACCTGGCCGTGTACGCTCACGCTGTTGGGCCGCACTGAAGTCTTTGAAATTTCAGTGGTCAAACTGCGCCAGTTCAGCGAGCGCGGACAAACGTTATTTGACGCCTTGTCCGGCTACGCCCCACCTGCGCTAGAAACCCGCCGGGATGGACTTTCCGCCGAGGTCAAGGCCAAGACGCACACTGCGCAACGCGACCTGATCGAGACCGGTTTGGTTGACGCTACCAATCTGTTGGTGATGGACATGGATTTGTGTGTGCGCTGCGGCAACTGCTCGCTGGCCTGCCATCGCACGCACGGGCAGTCACGACTGGTGCGGCGCGGCGTGCATATCACGCGCTTGAAACAGCCAACGCTGAGCGCCGTGCAGAGCGTGCTTTCACCCGAAGTTTGCATGCATTGCAAAGACCCGGAGTGCCTGACGGGTTGCCCCACGGGCGCGATCGAACGGTTGCGCGACGGCCAGATTGACATCAACCAGGGCAGTTGCATCGGCTGCGGTGATTGCGCCACGCAATGCCCTTATGACGCGATCACGATGATCCCGCGCGCCAAAAAAGGCGCGGCGAAAGCTGGCGCGGCAGGAAAGCTGATTGATCTATTGCGCCTCCCGCCCGAACCGTTGCCGCCCGCGGTTGAAACGCTCGATGATCTGGTCGCGGTCAAATGCAATCTGTGCAGCGACCGCAAACCGTTAAACCCGCCGGGCAGCCAAACACAGAAATATAGTTGCGAAGAAAACTGTCCGACCGGGGCGTTGGCCCGCATCAATCCGCGCGAATACTTCAGCGAGATCAGCCAGCTTGAAGGCAAGTACGGCAAATTGACAATGACCGGGCCGCACCAGGCAGTCGGGCAAAACATACATCTGCGCGATTGGCCCAAACGTTTGTTGCACATTCTGGGGATTGGCCTCACGCTCGTCACCACGCTGGCCGCCTGGTACGGCATTCGGCGTTACGAATTGGGCCAGCCCTTGGTCGGTTTCCTCAACATGCGCTGGCTGACCGGGTTGGCGGGGCTGTTTGGCATTGTGGGGGTGATGCTTTATCCCTACCGCCGTGTGATTTATACGCGGCGCGCGGGAGCCTTGCGCTATTGGCTGTTGACGCATACCTATCTTGGCGTGATCGCGGCCATTCAACTGTTTCTGCACGGCGGCAATCACGCGGGCGGACTGTTGACCAGGGCGTTGATGTTGGCCTTTGACGGCGTGATCCTAACCGGCGTCTTTGGCATTTTTTGTTATGTGCTTGTGCCGCGCTTGCTCACCAAGATTGAAGGCGCGCCGCTGTTGCTGGATGATCTGTTGAATCGGCACCACGAACTGCAACAGGAATTAGCCGCGCTGGCGGCCCAAACGCCCGCGCACTTTTCAGCTTTAATCACCAAACGTATCGTGCCGCATTATCATTCGCTCAGTTTTTTGTTGCGGCAATATCTCAGGCGTGAACCGCTCGACGAGTTGACGGAAAGCGCGAAGCAGGACTGGACGGCCAATGCCCGCAAGGCCGGCGGGCAGGTTTTACGCGCCGCCTTAAAACGGGCCGACCTGCTCGATTCGTTGGAAACGGCCTTAAAAGTGTTGCGCGAACCGCAATCGGAACAAGCCGTCCTGGCAACCTTCAATCAAACCGAAGAGCGCCACCAGTTCAAACAGGCGCTCGAAGAAGTGCGTCTGGGCTTGCGGCAGTTGGATCAGGCCATCGCGGCGGCCGTGGCGTTGGGACGCCTGGACGCGCTGATTTATTTGCAGCGAAGCTTAAAACTCTGGCTGCCGCCGCACGTGGGGACGACGGCGCTGATGCTGGCGTTGCTGGTCGTGCACATTATTCAGGTGATCTATTTTGCCGCCCGTTAA
- a CDS encoding cytochrome c3 family protein — translation MRLKLITIGLFGLAFAVAWAALAQSASLQADGSIIVLNVKGARERGAVRFDHQAHQGRLNPDPSAPFKASATASCTGCHHTSNETGVPQLWKCTVCHQTEGRAEGKGAGQYINKRCGQQCETAGNPKNCQCDELYFERAFHDSCIGCHRANNEQTRVKRAPITCSGCHAARQ, via the coding sequence ATGCGACTGAAACTAATTACAATCGGGTTATTCGGTTTGGCGTTTGCGGTTGCTTGGGCAGCCTTGGCGCAGTCTGCCAGTCTGCAAGCGGATGGCTCGATCATTGTGCTCAACGTCAAAGGCGCGCGTGAACGCGGCGCAGTGCGTTTCGATCATCAGGCGCACCAGGGCCGCCTCAATCCCGATCCGTCCGCGCCCTTCAAAGCGAGTGCGACGGCGTCTTGCACCGGCTGCCATCATACGAGTAACGAAACCGGTGTCCCGCAATTATGGAAGTGCACTGTTTGCCATCAAACAGAAGGCAGGGCCGAAGGCAAAGGCGCGGGGCAATACATCAACAAACGCTGCGGGCAGCAGTGCGAGACTGCCGGGAATCCGAAAAACTGCCAATGCGATGAGTTGTATTTCGAGCGTGCTTTCCACGACAGTTGTATTGGCTGTCATCGCGCCAACAACGAGCAAACGCGCGTCAAGCGCGCGCCCATAACGTGCAGCGGTTGTCACGCCGCGCGTCAATGA
- a CDS encoding cytochrome c3 family protein, which translates to MKLKLLITVLYLLALAWPALPSLPSLLNVRAALLPQVQTADLFFDRNGKRGLVRFNHKQHEGLLTRAPNLAHQAPPTLACVGCHHTTQNILKREQFQKCSDCHRAQGFPDNPVPAAQNVRSEDDRDIELNSREIFHRLCISCHRDEKPRAENATKKIPVTCNECHDRNATAPEIVASSLIPPPADDAPTGEGLPKPLPTGSVSTPVDAPQGYAGKSRIEQPDLKGEPDANAVARPDRWRISFPDDPRLKKGALKNPYNQNVLKGDYPIFGQHNYLVLTLESESMFNGRRIPLPSNVSSERPNSTEFFGRGGQVFFNQNFITSVEFFHGDTSFKPVDYRFKFTPVFNLNLLHTQERSIVNINPVIGASRFDSYIGFQELFGEARLGDTTKFIPWLRGKGNQDGKSPHFDSTFIRAGIQQFNSDFRGFIFNDYNLGGRLFGQFANNRYNFNAAAFYMLDKDTNSGLNTRFFTRLANDRRNEWRNQLVVIANLYRQDTKWKGYTTQFSFHYNDDRPSRVYDQNDFLVRPALIGTIKDHGVKSYYLGFTGDGHIGLTNINHAFYQVLGRDSFNPIAGRKTDINAQMAAVELSRDRDWLRFKGSVFWASGDSKPFDGKARGFDSILDLTEFAGGKFSFWNSQAIPFLNTGVLLTTPESLVPSLRSSKTQGQSNFVNPGIFIYNAGLEAELKPKLRAILNLNYLHFHHTEPLSQLLFQPGIRRPIGLDYGVGFLYRPLLSENVIVTGGYSSLLPGTGFKDIFSSNCAGQGCGAKPQMLYSVFVKVKFTY; encoded by the coding sequence ATGAAGTTAAAGCTGTTAATTACAGTTCTCTATTTGCTGGCGCTCGCCTGGCCAGCCTTGCCTTCATTGCCTTCCCTGCTGAACGTGCGCGCCGCGCTGTTGCCGCAAGTGCAAACCGCCGATTTATTCTTTGATCGAAATGGCAAGCGCGGCCTCGTGCGCTTCAATCATAAACAGCACGAAGGGCTGCTCACGCGCGCGCCCAATTTAGCCCATCAGGCGCCGCCGACACTCGCTTGCGTGGGTTGTCATCACACGACACAAAACATATTGAAACGCGAACAGTTTCAAAAGTGTAGCGATTGCCATCGCGCGCAGGGCTTTCCTGATAACCCTGTGCCCGCCGCGCAAAACGTCCGCAGCGAAGACGACCGTGACATCGAACTCAACTCCCGCGAAATTTTTCATCGCCTTTGCATCTCTTGTCATCGCGACGAAAAACCGCGCGCCGAAAATGCCACGAAGAAAATTCCGGTCACCTGCAACGAATGCCACGACCGCAATGCCACCGCGCCGGAAATCGTCGCCTCCAGTTTAATTCCGCCACCAGCCGATGATGCTCCGACAGGCGAAGGCCTTCCTAAGCCCTTGCCCACTGGCTCTGTCAGCACGCCGGTGGATGCGCCGCAAGGCTATGCTGGGAAATCACGGATTGAGCAGCCTGATCTTAAAGGGGAGCCTGACGCGAATGCCGTTGCGCGTCCCGATCGCTGGCGCATCAGTTTTCCTGATGATCCACGCCTGAAAAAGGGCGCGTTGAAAAATCCCTATAATCAAAACGTGTTGAAAGGCGATTATCCGATCTTTGGGCAACACAACTATTTGGTGCTGACGCTGGAAAGCGAATCCATGTTCAATGGCCGCCGCATTCCGCTGCCCAGCAATGTCAGTTCGGAACGCCCGAACAGCACAGAGTTTTTTGGGCGCGGCGGGCAGGTCTTTTTCAACCAGAACTTCATCACCTCGGTCGAATTCTTTCACGGCGATACGTCCTTCAAACCGGTTGATTACCGTTTCAAATTCACGCCGGTTTTCAATCTGAACCTGCTGCACACGCAGGAGCGCAGCATCGTCAATATCAACCCGGTGATCGGTGCGAGCCGCTTCGACAGCTATATCGGCTTTCAAGAATTGTTCGGCGAGGCGCGGCTGGGCGATACAACCAAGTTCATTCCCTGGTTGCGCGGCAAGGGCAACCAAGACGGCAAGAGTCCGCACTTCGACTCGACCTTTATCCGCGCGGGTATTCAGCAATTCAACAGCGACTTTCGCGGCTTCATTTTCAACGACTATAACCTCGGTGGCCGCCTCTTTGGCCAGTTCGCCAACAACCGCTATAACTTTAACGCGGCGGCGTTCTACATGCTGGACAAGGACACCAACAGCGGGTTGAACACGCGCTTTTTCACGCGCCTGGCCAATGATCGGCGCAACGAATGGCGCAACCAGTTGGTCGTGATCGCCAATCTGTACCGGCAAGACACCAAATGGAAAGGCTACACCACGCAGTTCAGCTTCCATTACAACGATGACCGGCCCAGCCGTGTGTATGATCAGAATGATTTTCTGGTGCGTCCGGCCTTGATCGGCACGATCAAAGATCATGGCGTGAAATCGTATTACCTGGGCTTTACCGGCGATGGGCATATCGGCTTGACGAATATCAACCACGCTTTCTATCAAGTGCTGGGGCGCGACTCATTCAACCCGATTGCGGGGCGCAAAACTGACATCAATGCCCAGATGGCCGCCGTAGAGCTTTCGCGTGACCGCGACTGGCTGCGCTTCAAAGGTTCGGTGTTTTGGGCTTCGGGTGACAGCAAGCCGTTCGACGGCAAGGCGCGCGGGTTTGACTCGATCCTTGATTTGACTGAATTCGCGGGCGGCAAATTCAGTTTTTGGAACAGCCAAGCGATTCCGTTTTTGAATACGGGCGTCTTGCTGACCACGCCCGAAAGCCTGGTGCCGAGTTTGCGCAGCAGCAAGACGCAGGGCCAATCCAATTTCGTCAATCCTGGCATTTTCATATACAACGCAGGGCTGGAAGCGGAATTGAAACCGAAGCTGCGCGCGATTTTGAATTTGAATTATCTGCATTTCCATCACACCGAGCCATTGTCGCAGTTGCTGTTTCAACCCGGCATACGGCGGCCCATTGGCTTGGATTACGGCGTCGGCTTTTTGTATCGCCCCTTGTTGAGCGAAAATGTGATCGTCACTGGCGGCTATTCATCGCTGCTGCCCGGCACCGGCTTCAAAGACATCTTCAGCTCCAATTGCGCGGGGCAAGGCTGCGGCGCGAAACCGCAAATGCTTTATTCGGTTTTTGTGAAGGTGAAGTTTACGTATTGA
- a CDS encoding NAD(P)-binding domain-containing protein produces the protein MASKSRYIIRRKDSEVDDAFLDSEGLTIGRLISNDLVLNHRAVSRTHAGIANAANIPSLAEAAETAATYFLFNLSASNGTLLNGENVENVALFDGDVIQIGPYLLKVNYLDDALALTVEMELKVQPLEKRTALLQLPAGQDGDKTMLIKFPTVAGRPGTAMLSGQGLLTGYLPSLDKQALDLFWDKRKREAGKIEAKSPLHPRFGQKYGKAQFNWRPTFDLRRLWRSAYFVWGTLVTAALAVAAAFAYSNAYAPKPLSTAHAQPLSAASLQQRNLAARSNGNACTSCHTPQAGMLDQCIACHQTKATAARPGFAPAVYIKGHENQGLGCLDCHSEHMGPQNETGLLHYGLCYNCHNGVYRLKQAGQSRQAGDILPIPHGGAVGYVKVKDKGFAPEYWGLSLNKWSQIVARWKAKAPQKFYPTAEVLSRGDSKQQFHNLHMEGLDQPRLCATCHFNEQGEREIQSNYGLHEAPKQACSKCHAEPQAATGVVRGLAKCDTCHQQHGRTSQPVTLAPESETDLQKYLALLSPRAKTVAEFNLKGRAGQARIGSASALRQSGDAPSWRNFGALPWYGWLALLALLPVGGLLFVAADAVRRKFSQPPATEETLAAPKTTRIKLTASQQKQKDEGPLYPRPVVDPLLCIGCHACVEACPHDVLAITADGVAAPVNADQCMEDTSCQVECPTSPKACVVVHTTKIIPDRQVPKRDQQFMTNVPGIYLIGDVSGVPLIKNAINEGAQVIEAVKTELAHEGSASQADYDVAIIGMGPAGLSATVSAKQQGLRYLALEQDQVAATIQNTYGKGKFVFYKPDTVEVRGGLPLFPDPNKKEGNFKEPMLEGWQATLKREGIQINERESCKDLQREDGQFRILTEKGTLKQPAAYTARKVVLAIGNRGTPMLLKAPGEELKVRLQRVGRFCNSCGAASHGEQAFCAKCGEKLPVLNVEESKVQYKLGDPKEFMGKHCTVVGAGNSAIEVAVALTGFERQGDQISFANDAEVTLIVRSDLKGDLKLGNKMNFYDCLDAGRIKAYFRTTIKRIEADTVVLMDAKTEAEKATVPCDFVFALIGGDKPTTFLEKLGIEILGKRKVPRA, from the coding sequence ATGGCAAGCAAGAGCAGATACATCATCCGCAGAAAAGATAGCGAGGTGGACGACGCCTTCCTCGACAGCGAAGGGCTGACGATTGGGCGGCTCATCAGCAATGATTTGGTGTTGAATCATCGCGCCGTCTCGCGCACGCATGCGGGCATCGCCAACGCCGCGAATATTCCCAGCTTGGCCGAGGCCGCCGAAACAGCCGCAACCTATTTCCTGTTCAACCTCTCAGCCTCAAACGGCACCCTGCTCAATGGCGAGAACGTCGAGAACGTGGCGCTCTTTGATGGCGATGTCATTCAAATCGGCCCGTATTTGCTCAAGGTCAACTATCTGGACGATGCGCTCGCGCTGACAGTCGAGATGGAATTGAAAGTGCAGCCGTTGGAAAAGCGCACCGCGTTGCTGCAACTCCCCGCCGGGCAAGACGGCGACAAAACCATGCTCATCAAGTTCCCGACGGTGGCTGGCCGCCCAGGCACGGCAATGCTTTCCGGGCAGGGATTGTTGACCGGGTACCTGCCCTCGCTCGACAAACAAGCGCTGGATTTATTCTGGGACAAACGCAAACGCGAGGCGGGCAAGATCGAAGCCAAATCGCCGCTGCATCCGCGCTTCGGCCAAAAATACGGCAAGGCCCAATTCAATTGGCGGCCCACGTTTGATCTGCGGCGGCTCTGGCGCTCGGCTTATTTCGTCTGGGGCACGCTCGTGACGGCGGCCCTGGCAGTCGCCGCCGCATTCGCTTACAGCAACGCCTACGCCCCCAAGCCGCTCTCGACCGCACACGCCCAGCCGTTATCAGCCGCGAGTTTGCAACAACGCAACCTGGCGGCCCGGTCGAATGGCAACGCCTGCACAAGCTGCCATACACCGCAGGCCGGGATGCTGGATCAATGCATCGCCTGCCATCAAACCAAAGCGACCGCCGCGCGGCCTGGCTTCGCGCCAGCGGTTTATATCAAAGGCCACGAAAACCAAGGCCTCGGCTGTCTGGATTGCCACAGCGAACACATGGGGCCGCAAAACGAAACCGGACTGTTGCATTACGGGCTTTGCTACAACTGCCATAACGGCGTCTATCGGCTGAAGCAGGCTGGGCAAAGTCGTCAGGCGGGCGACATCTTGCCGATTCCGCACGGCGGCGCGGTCGGTTATGTCAAAGTGAAGGACAAAGGCTTCGCGCCTGAATACTGGGGACTCTCGTTAAACAAATGGAGCCAGATTGTGGCGCGCTGGAAAGCCAAAGCGCCGCAGAAATTTTATCCAACCGCTGAAGTGCTCAGTCGCGGCGATTCCAAGCAGCAATTTCACAACTTGCACATGGAAGGCCTCGATCAACCCAGGCTCTGTGCCACCTGCCATTTCAACGAGCAAGGCGAACGCGAGATTCAAAGCAACTACGGCTTGCACGAAGCGCCCAAACAGGCGTGCAGTAAATGCCACGCCGAACCGCAGGCCGCCACCGGCGTGGTGCGCGGCTTGGCCAAATGCGACACCTGTCATCAACAGCATGGGCGGACTTCGCAACCGGTCACGCTCGCGCCGGAATCCGAAACCGACCTGCAAAAGTATCTGGCGCTGCTCAGCCCCAGAGCCAAAACGGTCGCCGAATTCAACCTCAAAGGACGTGCCGGCCAAGCGCGTATTGGTTCAGCCAGTGCGTTGCGGCAAAGCGGCGATGCGCCGAGTTGGCGCAATTTCGGCGCGCTGCCCTGGTACGGCTGGCTGGCCTTGTTGGCGCTGTTGCCCGTGGGCGGATTGCTGTTTGTAGCGGCGGATGCGGTGCGCCGTAAATTCAGCCAACCGCCTGCAACGGAAGAGACGCTGGCCGCGCCGAAGACCACGCGAATCAAACTGACCGCGAGCCAGCAAAAGCAAAAAGACGAAGGGCCGCTTTACCCGCGCCCGGTGGTTGACCCGCTGCTGTGCATCGGCTGCCACGCCTGTGTCGAAGCCTGCCCACACGATGTGCTGGCCATCACGGCGGATGGCGTCGCCGCGCCGGTCAATGCCGACCAATGCATGGAAGACACCAGTTGTCAGGTCGAATGCCCGACCAGCCCCAAGGCTTGCGTCGTTGTGCATACCACCAAAATCATTCCCGACCGCCAGGTGCCCAAACGCGATCAACAGTTCATGACCAACGTGCCCGGCATTTATCTGATCGGCGATGTCAGTGGCGTCCCGCTCATCAAAAACGCCATCAACGAAGGCGCCCAGGTCATCGAAGCCGTCAAGACCGAGTTGGCGCACGAAGGCTCGGCCAGCCAAGCCGACTACGACGTCGCGATCATCGGGATGGGGCCAGCGGGCTTGTCCGCCACGGTCAGCGCCAAACAACAGGGCCTGCGCTACCTGGCGCTCGAACAAGATCAAGTCGCGGCGACGATTCAAAACACCTACGGCAAAGGCAAGTTCGTTTTTTATAAGCCCGACACGGTCGAAGTGCGCGGCGGCCTGCCGCTCTTCCCTGATCCGAACAAGAAAGAAGGCAATTTCAAAGAGCCGATGCTGGAAGGCTGGCAAGCCACGCTGAAACGCGAAGGCATACAGATCAACGAGCGCGAAAGCTGCAAAGACCTGCAACGCGAAGACGGTCAGTTCCGCATCCTCACCGAGAAAGGCACGCTCAAACAGCCTGCGGCTTACACCGCGCGCAAGGTGGTGCTGGCCATCGGCAATCGCGGCACGCCGATGCTGTTAAAAGCTCCCGGCGAAGAGTTGAAAGTTCGGCTACAGCGGGTGGGCCGGTTCTGCAACAGTTGCGGCGCAGCCAGCCATGGCGAACAGGCCTTTTGCGCCAAGTGCGGCGAAAAGCTGCCCGTGCTGAACGTCGAAGAGAGCAAGGTGCAATACAAGCTGGGCGATCCCAAAGAATTCATGGGCAAACATTGCACGGTGGTGGGCGCGGGCAATTCGGCCATCGAGGTGGCCGTCGCGTTGACCGGCTTTGAACGCCAAGGTGATCAGATCAGCTTCGCCAACGACGCCGAGGTCACGCTGATTGTGCGCAGCGATTTGAAAGGCGATCTCAAACTCGGCAACAAGATGAATTTTTATGATTGCCTGGACGCGGGCCGGATCAAGGCGTATTTCCGCACGACCATCAAACGCATTGAAGCGGACACGGTCGTCTTGATGGACGCGAAAACCGAGGCGGAAAAAGCCACCGTTCCCTGCGATTTCGTCTTCGCGTTAATCGGCGGCGACAAACCGACCACCTTTCTCGAAAAGCTGGGGATCGAGATTCTGGGCAAACGCAAAGTACCGCGCGCGTGA